Proteins from one Akkermansiaceae bacterium genomic window:
- a CDS encoding PSD1 domain-containing protein, which produces MTFLCKPSTKFLLLGLLSLPGMLHATAENAEALKFFETKIRPVFAESCYDCHGEEKQKGGLRMDNLGYILQGGEGGPAVIPGDAMASHLYKAVTYEDKDLQMPPKDKKLPDSQIEDIRKWIDMGAPWPKAEIVQAKKPGEFTEEEKGWWAFQPLKKVTPPAAGDARVANPIDNFITTGLKEKGLPQAPQASRLEMVRRLYYNLHGLPPTPAQVQAFLDDKRPDAYERLVDELLASPRYGIRWGQHWLDLARYAESDGYREDAYRPNAWPYRDYVIKSFNDDKPYNQFVREQLAGDEINPDDPNVLIGTAFLRHGIYEWNQRDAEGQRELMVNEMTDVTGELFLGLSFACARCHDHKFDPILQKDYYRLKSFFTGVQWREDVALATPEQKAAHAEQMKAWEETSKEAREAYDALIQPALDNARRKATEMFPEEVKAMVAKPDDQRTPYEKQINYLVERQVMVDQNKTLAKLRQKPDPVIEAMKPFEETKPKPLPYAFVATDVGVTSPPTILKSRRGDTDVRPGFLTILKPDELDVKPLAERNSSGRRTALADWITDPTNPLSTRVIVNRVWQFHFGRALAENTSDFGKLGTAPSNPELLDWLTGEFLANGWSFKKLHRLILTSEAYRQSSLVQPTELTNQVDPANKLLWRMNPLRLDAEQTRDTLLMLSGELKDQISGPGVDASEPVRSVFTRKRRNSPDEFMTRFDASPGFFSMAKRETTTTALQSLVMINGEWPLQRARVMAARVLKEANNDEKAAAAEAIRLAYSRPGTKEEVDGVVGFLKHQQEVIAKDRPVEAAPEVTNPVVDAAPHFNKHFLAPAKAITFRSGTTFEKVRVSPAAPESPEFTVEAVVNVDSVFPDASVRTIASRWNGDLATKGWSLGLTGKTSRHKPNHLVFEITGDDFQGSLVREVLPSTIIVPDRTPYYVAAVVSNRPMEGKTFGGSVTFHALNLADPNAKLVSVTVPHGIGNGYVNAERRLIIGGRDSTDKHLWSGTMATVSLTNKLLDASQLAASKPMNAPERLFELNADTLTDTYKPTFGWEKSSGVPASKTRSSPKLEALADLFHTLINSNEFFYLP; this is translated from the coding sequence ATGACCTTCCTGTGTAAACCCAGCACGAAGTTCCTGCTGCTCGGACTGTTGTCCTTGCCGGGGATGCTCCATGCCACCGCGGAGAATGCCGAGGCGCTGAAGTTCTTCGAAACGAAGATCCGTCCGGTCTTCGCGGAGAGCTGCTACGACTGCCATGGCGAGGAAAAGCAGAAGGGCGGCCTGCGCATGGATAACCTGGGCTACATCCTGCAGGGAGGCGAAGGCGGCCCTGCGGTGATCCCCGGCGATGCCATGGCGTCCCATCTCTACAAGGCGGTCACCTATGAGGACAAGGACCTCCAGATGCCGCCGAAGGACAAGAAGCTGCCCGACAGCCAGATCGAGGACATCCGCAAGTGGATCGACATGGGCGCCCCATGGCCGAAGGCGGAGATCGTGCAGGCGAAGAAGCCCGGTGAGTTCACGGAGGAGGAAAAGGGCTGGTGGGCGTTCCAGCCGCTGAAGAAGGTCACGCCGCCCGCCGCCGGTGATGCGCGTGTTGCCAACCCGATTGATAATTTCATCACCACCGGACTGAAGGAAAAAGGTCTGCCACAGGCACCCCAGGCCAGCCGCCTGGAGATGGTGCGCCGACTTTACTATAACCTCCACGGGCTGCCACCGACACCCGCACAGGTGCAGGCATTCCTGGATGACAAGCGCCCGGACGCCTATGAGCGGCTGGTGGACGAGCTGCTGGCCAGCCCGCGCTACGGCATCCGCTGGGGCCAGCACTGGCTGGACCTGGCCCGCTATGCGGAGTCCGACGGCTACCGCGAGGACGCCTACCGTCCGAACGCGTGGCCCTACCGGGACTACGTCATCAAGTCATTCAACGACGACAAGCCCTACAATCAGTTCGTCCGCGAGCAACTGGCCGGGGATGAGATCAACCCGGACGATCCCAACGTGCTCATTGGCACCGCTTTCCTCCGCCACGGCATCTATGAGTGGAACCAGCGCGATGCCGAGGGGCAGCGCGAGCTGATGGTGAACGAGATGACGGACGTGACCGGCGAGCTTTTCCTCGGCCTCAGCTTCGCTTGCGCACGCTGCCATGACCATAAGTTCGACCCCATCCTGCAGAAGGACTACTACCGCTTGAAGTCGTTCTTCACCGGCGTGCAGTGGCGGGAGGATGTGGCCTTGGCCACCCCGGAGCAAAAGGCCGCCCATGCGGAGCAGATGAAGGCGTGGGAGGAAACTTCCAAGGAAGCGCGGGAGGCCTACGACGCGCTCATCCAGCCCGCTCTGGACAACGCCCGCCGCAAGGCCACGGAGATGTTCCCGGAGGAGGTGAAGGCCATGGTCGCCAAGCCCGACGACCAGCGCACGCCTTACGAAAAGCAGATCAACTACCTCGTCGAGCGCCAGGTGATGGTGGACCAGAACAAGACCCTGGCGAAGCTGCGGCAGAAACCGGACCCGGTCATCGAGGCGATGAAGCCGTTCGAAGAGACGAAGCCGAAGCCGTTGCCCTATGCCTTCGTGGCGACGGATGTGGGCGTGACATCGCCTCCGACGATCCTGAAATCCCGCCGCGGCGACACCGATGTGAGGCCGGGTTTCCTCACCATCCTCAAGCCGGATGAACTGGATGTGAAGCCGCTTGCAGAGCGGAACTCCTCCGGACGCCGGACCGCGCTGGCGGACTGGATCACGGATCCCACCAACCCGCTTTCCACCCGCGTCATCGTCAACCGCGTCTGGCAATTCCACTTCGGCAGGGCGCTGGCGGAGAACACCAGCGATTTCGGCAAGCTGGGCACTGCTCCTTCGAATCCTGAGTTGCTGGACTGGCTGACGGGCGAGTTCCTGGCGAACGGCTGGAGCTTCAAGAAACTCCACCGCCTGATCCTCACCTCGGAGGCCTACCGCCAGAGTTCGCTGGTGCAGCCGACCGAGTTGACCAACCAGGTCGATCCGGCGAACAAGTTGCTGTGGCGCATGAACCCGCTCCGCCTGGACGCGGAACAGACACGGGACACGCTGCTGATGCTGAGCGGCGAGCTGAAGGACCAGATCTCAGGCCCCGGCGTGGATGCCAGCGAACCGGTGCGCTCCGTCTTCACCCGCAAGCGGCGGAATTCCCCGGATGAGTTCATGACGCGGTTCGATGCGTCCCCCGGCTTCTTCAGCATGGCGAAGCGCGAGACCACCACCACCGCGCTCCAGAGCCTGGTCATGATCAATGGCGAGTGGCCGCTCCAGCGTGCCCGCGTGATGGCCGCACGGGTGCTCAAGGAGGCCAACAACGACGAGAAAGCAGCCGCCGCGGAAGCGATCCGCCTGGCCTACTCCCGTCCTGGCACCAAGGAAGAGGTGGATGGCGTGGTCGGTTTCCTCAAGCACCAGCAGGAGGTCATTGCGAAAGACAGGCCGGTCGAGGCTGCTCCGGAGGTGACCAATCCGGTGGTCGATGCGGCACCACATTTCAACAAGCACTTCCTGGCTCCGGCCAAGGCGATCACCTTCCGGTCTGGCACGACCTTCGAAAAAGTGCGCGTGTCTCCCGCCGCTCCGGAGTCTCCGGAGTTCACGGTGGAGGCCGTGGTGAATGTGGACTCCGTCTTCCCGGACGCCTCCGTCCGCACCATCGCCTCCCGCTGGAACGGCGACCTCGCCACGAAGGGCTGGTCGCTCGGCCTCACCGGCAAGACCTCCCGCCACAAGCCGAACCACCTCGTCTTCGAGATCACCGGGGATGACTTCCAGGGTTCCCTCGTCCGCGAGGTGCTGCCGTCCACCATCATTGTCCCCGACCGCACCCCCTACTACGTCGCGGCGGTGGTCAGCAACCGCCCGATGGAGGGCAAGACCTTCGGTGGTTCCGTCACCTTCCACGCGCTCAACCTCGCGGATCCGAATGCGAAGTTGGTATCTGTCACGGTTCCGCACGGCATCGGGAACGGATATGTGAATGCGGAGCGCAGGCTGATCATCGGTGGCCGTGACTCCACCGACAAGCACCTCTGGAGCGGCACGATGGCGACCGTTTCGCTGACCAACAAGCTGCTCGATGCCAGCCAGCTTGCCGCATCAAAGCCGATGAACGCCCCGGAGCGTCTCTTTGAACTGAACGCGGACACCCTGACAGACACCTACAAGCCGACCTTTGGCTGGGAGAAGTCCAGCGGCGTGCCTGCCTCGAAGACCCGCAGTTCTCCGAAACTGGAAGCCCTCGCGGACCTGTTCCACACCCTCATCAACTCGAACGAATTCTTCTACCTGCCATGA
- a CDS encoding sigma-70 family RNA polymerase sigma factor gives MSEDPSTDFLTLLARHDRALSLYVYGLVSAQADADDILQQTKMVMWKSFSQFEPGTNFIAWARKIAFHQILGYRRQAKRAHLPLSEEMLEQIGHEVAKLSDHGQARREALESCLHKLPVEHRRILLMRYFEDLEVDQIAERVDSTAGAVYRALSRLRFTLLECVENRLKNEESALS, from the coding sequence ATGAGCGAAGACCCCAGCACCGACTTCCTGACCCTGCTGGCCCGGCATGACCGGGCCCTCTCGCTCTATGTCTATGGCCTGGTTTCCGCGCAGGCGGATGCGGACGATATCCTGCAACAGACGAAGATGGTCATGTGGAAGAGTTTTTCCCAGTTCGAGCCGGGTACCAACTTCATCGCCTGGGCGCGGAAGATCGCCTTCCACCAGATCCTCGGCTACCGCCGTCAGGCAAAACGCGCCCACCTCCCCCTGAGTGAAGAGATGCTCGAACAGATCGGCCATGAGGTGGCGAAACTCTCCGACCACGGACAGGCCAGGCGCGAGGCACTGGAGTCCTGCCTTCACAAACTGCCGGTGGAGCACCGCCGGATCCTGCTGATGCGCTATTTCGAGGATCTGGAGGTTGACCAGATCGCCGAACGGGTCGATAGCACCGCCGGCGCCGTCTATCGTGCGCTCAGCCGCCTGCGCTTCACCTTGCTGGAGTGTGTCGAAAACCGTCTGAAAAACGAAGAATCCGCCCTGTCATGA
- a CDS encoding DNRLRE domain-containing protein yields MNSGDAKRWELIERCERARDGKLSPDEETELDALLREDPEMRALFARSLFLDAELRHDPRLVRDLASEEATTANVVPFRRTNAVVPLALFAAAACVMITVGIRTFVKDGPSSPVTEMVPTVASITKSQGCRWGGSTLPTAEGSRISAGTFELAEGLATLKFDSGAEVVLEAPATLEIIDAMNCRLVRGTIVADVPKEAIGFTVDTKDAKVVDLGTRFGVSADDDGKYLVHVIEGLVEVGHKGEKGMKQVTPERALDRGLLKKKLNPSSVDDDETNRWQPDVIVSDHQGWQTISTNYGNGRDAFIQSTKEPKNYGGEPFMRVKNTTHQEDLIRKGYAAFDLSKFDLDKVEDAEFSLNVEPSDLGFATLVPDSVFHVYGLTDETGDSWEEKGITWQNAPAMNGDEKLRHLPDTAKVVPLGSFELAQGTSRATCTIKGSALVDFLKADTNGTATIIICRETDETAKNGFVHAFATRENRSNTPPLLRVKLRE; encoded by the coding sequence ATGAACTCCGGAGATGCCAAACGCTGGGAACTGATCGAGCGCTGCGAACGCGCCCGGGACGGGAAATTGTCCCCGGATGAGGAGACGGAACTGGATGCACTGCTAAGGGAGGATCCGGAAATGCGCGCCCTTTTCGCACGCTCCCTGTTTCTTGACGCGGAGTTGCGGCACGACCCGCGCCTGGTCAGGGATCTGGCTTCGGAGGAAGCCACAACCGCCAATGTGGTGCCGTTCAGGCGGACCAACGCGGTTGTCCCCCTCGCCCTCTTCGCCGCCGCCGCCTGCGTGATGATCACCGTAGGCATCCGCACTTTCGTGAAAGATGGTCCTTCCTCCCCTGTCACGGAGATGGTCCCGACGGTGGCCTCCATCACCAAGTCCCAGGGTTGCCGCTGGGGTGGCAGCACCCTCCCCACCGCGGAGGGATCCCGGATTTCCGCCGGCACCTTCGAACTCGCGGAAGGCCTTGCCACACTCAAATTCGACAGCGGCGCGGAGGTGGTCCTGGAGGCCCCCGCCACCCTCGAGATCATCGACGCCATGAACTGCCGCCTGGTGCGTGGCACCATCGTCGCGGATGTGCCGAAGGAAGCGATCGGTTTCACCGTCGATACCAAGGACGCGAAGGTCGTGGACCTTGGCACCCGCTTCGGCGTGAGTGCGGATGACGATGGCAAATACCTCGTCCATGTGATCGAGGGTCTGGTCGAGGTCGGCCACAAGGGTGAGAAGGGCATGAAGCAGGTCACGCCGGAAAGGGCGCTCGACCGCGGACTGCTCAAGAAAAAGCTCAACCCATCCTCCGTGGATGATGACGAAACGAACCGCTGGCAGCCCGATGTGATCGTGAGCGACCACCAGGGCTGGCAGACCATTTCCACCAACTACGGCAATGGCCGGGATGCTTTCATCCAGTCCACCAAGGAGCCGAAGAACTATGGCGGCGAGCCTTTCATGCGGGTGAAGAACACCACCCACCAGGAAGACCTGATCCGCAAGGGATACGCCGCCTTCGATCTGTCGAAGTTCGATCTCGATAAGGTCGAAGACGCGGAGTTCAGCCTGAACGTGGAGCCGAGCGACCTCGGCTTCGCAACGCTGGTTCCGGACAGTGTCTTCCATGTCTATGGCCTGACCGATGAGACGGGCGACAGCTGGGAGGAAAAGGGCATCACCTGGCAGAATGCTCCCGCGATGAACGGCGACGAGAAGCTCCGCCACCTGCCGGATACGGCAAAGGTCGTCCCGCTCGGCAGCTTCGAACTGGCACAGGGAACCAGCCGCGCCACCTGCACCATCAAAGGATCCGCGTTGGTCGATTTCCTGAAAGCGGATACCAACGGCACCGCCACCATCATCATCTGCCGGGAAACGGATGAGACGGCGAAAAACGGCTTCGTCCATGCCTTCGCCACCCGTGAGAACCGCAGCAACACGCCCCCCCTGCTGCGTGTGAAGCTGCGGGAGTGA
- a CDS encoding class I SAM-dependent methyltransferase has translation MTSSSTQRFSDRVENYVRYRPGYPAEVVDLLVREANLTPASRVADIGSGTGISAEMLLKAGVPVTGVEPNAPMREAAERLLAGYSGFTSVDGTAQATTLPDGSVDLILAAQAFHWFAEAETRAEFSRILKPGGLIALLWNVRQVDTNPFLRDYEALLLEYGTDYNTVRHETIDSRVLGGFFTEGFAIHTFANRQVFGYDSLRGRLLSSSYAPAPGQPRHEEMIAELERIFALHQQDGTVSIDYITEVYLGC, from the coding sequence ATGACATCCTCCTCCACGCAGCGTTTCTCCGACCGGGTGGAAAACTACGTCCGTTACCGGCCCGGCTACCCGGCGGAAGTGGTGGATCTGCTCGTCAGGGAGGCGAATCTGACCCCGGCATCCCGGGTGGCGGACATCGGCTCCGGCACCGGCATTTCCGCTGAAATGCTCCTCAAGGCGGGTGTCCCCGTCACGGGCGTGGAACCGAACGCGCCGATGCGGGAGGCAGCGGAGCGACTGCTGGCAGGCTATTCCGGCTTCACCAGCGTGGATGGCACCGCTCAGGCCACCACCCTGCCGGACGGGAGCGTGGATCTCATCCTCGCGGCGCAGGCGTTCCACTGGTTCGCCGAGGCGGAAACGCGGGCCGAGTTTTCCCGCATCCTGAAGCCCGGTGGCCTCATCGCGCTGCTGTGGAACGTGCGGCAGGTGGACACCAACCCTTTCCTGCGGGATTACGAGGCGCTGTTGCTGGAGTATGGCACCGACTACAACACAGTGCGCCATGAGACCATCGACAGCCGCGTGCTGGGCGGGTTCTTCACGGAAGGCTTTGCGATCCATACCTTCGCCAACCGGCAGGTGTTCGGCTACGACAGCCTCCGGGGCCGCCTGCTTTCCTCCTCCTATGCCCCCGCACCGGGACAACCCCGACATGAGGAAATGATCGCGGAACTGGAGCGCATCTTCGCCCTCCACCAGCAGGACGGCACCGTGAGCATCGACTACATCACGGAGGTCTATCTCGGTTGTTAG
- a CDS encoding sigma-70 family RNA polymerase sigma factor, which produces MAGAKRKPSPEELERIYEDHAAAMFAHAMSLLRDEAAARDILQDLFLKLAGGRADPSMMENQRSYLLRMVHHAAVDLMRRNTVRADHAAKGQGDLLQSCADPDREAFRQRLEEALAGLPPEQREVVVLKLWQERTFEEISTICGIPMNTAASRYRYALDKLRNLLRPLYEEL; this is translated from the coding sequence ATGGCAGGCGCGAAGCGGAAACCCTCACCCGAAGAACTGGAGCGGATCTACGAAGATCACGCCGCCGCGATGTTCGCCCATGCGATGTCCCTGCTGCGGGATGAGGCCGCCGCGCGTGACATCCTGCAGGACCTTTTCCTGAAGCTCGCCGGAGGCCGTGCGGATCCCTCCATGATGGAGAACCAGCGGTCCTACCTGCTGAGGATGGTCCACCATGCCGCGGTCGATCTCATGCGGCGGAACACGGTCCGCGCCGACCACGCCGCGAAGGGACAGGGCGACCTGCTCCAGTCTTGCGCGGATCCGGACCGGGAGGCCTTCCGCCAAAGGCTGGAGGAAGCGCTGGCAGGCCTGCCCCCGGAGCAGCGGGAGGTGGTCGTGCTGAAGCTCTGGCAAGAGCGCACCTTCGAGGAAATCTCCACCATCTGCGGCATCCCCATGAACACCGCCGCCAGCCGCTACCGCTACGCCTTAGACAAACTCCGCAACCTCCTGCGTCCCCTGTATGAAGAGCTTTGA
- a CDS encoding glucan biosynthesis protein encodes MTSFKRSFVVTAALAALPFSASFAQQEFNFDTLKAKARDLAAKPYEAPKDDLADFWKKLTYDQHRDIRFNMESGLWWNDGPFSIDFFHPGWTAKKTVSLHEVKDGKTAHLDFNQKLFNYGKQVVPKGTPPPPNYAGWRARTQLNSKEYMDEFLVFLGASYFRAIPANSPYGLSARGLSLNSGIPGVPEEFPDFTEFHLEKPAKDSKSLKVSALLNGPSVAGAYQFTVTPGEETIVEVEAELTLRKPVPQLGLAPFSSMYWFGEGTHPKPFDFRPEVHDSDGLLMELGSGNLHYRPLETTKDQFRHCVFTMEKPRSWSLLQRDRHFSSYQDPEARYHERPSVKVEPVEGFDNGKLHLIEMPTKDETDDNVILLWEPQPEHAVGKPFKVHYRLRWIRDPKPSGLFTVRATRLGNPVQKPNEVLVAVDFAKPLEPEKKVGDPKWDDIKDFKPVVEINNKQVKLIHVGLSDMSMPNVDDIPAGLGRSPQLHMPQVLRAFFVLDPGTANDLDMTLELRDGNDKAISERWVYYWRKTH; translated from the coding sequence ATGACATCCTTCAAAAGGTCTTTCGTCGTCACGGCGGCCCTCGCCGCCCTTCCCTTCTCCGCTTCCTTCGCCCAACAGGAGTTCAACTTCGACACACTGAAGGCAAAGGCGCGCGACTTGGCGGCCAAGCCGTATGAGGCACCGAAGGACGATCTGGCGGACTTCTGGAAAAAGCTAACTTACGACCAGCACCGGGACATCCGCTTCAACATGGAGTCCGGCTTGTGGTGGAACGACGGGCCGTTTTCCATCGACTTTTTCCACCCCGGCTGGACGGCGAAGAAGACCGTCTCCCTGCATGAGGTGAAGGACGGGAAGACCGCCCACCTCGACTTCAACCAGAAGCTTTTCAACTACGGCAAGCAGGTCGTGCCGAAGGGGACGCCCCCGCCGCCGAACTACGCGGGCTGGCGCGCGCGCACCCAGCTCAACTCGAAGGAATACATGGACGAGTTCCTGGTCTTCCTGGGTGCCAGCTACTTCCGCGCCATCCCGGCGAACTCGCCCTACGGACTTTCCGCCCGGGGCCTCTCCCTGAACAGCGGCATCCCCGGCGTGCCGGAGGAGTTCCCCGACTTCACGGAGTTCCATCTTGAAAAACCCGCCAAGGACTCGAAATCACTGAAGGTATCCGCCCTGCTCAACGGGCCGAGCGTGGCAGGTGCCTACCAATTCACCGTCACTCCCGGTGAGGAAACCATCGTCGAAGTGGAGGCGGAACTCACCCTGCGCAAGCCGGTGCCCCAACTGGGTCTCGCCCCGTTTTCCAGCATGTATTGGTTCGGTGAAGGGACCCACCCGAAGCCGTTCGACTTCCGTCCGGAGGTCCACGACAGCGATGGCCTGCTGATGGAACTGGGCAGCGGCAACCTCCACTACCGCCCGCTGGAAACGACGAAAGACCAGTTCCGCCACTGTGTCTTCACCATGGAAAAGCCACGCTCGTGGTCCCTGCTCCAGCGCGACCGCCACTTTTCCTCCTACCAGGATCCGGAGGCACGCTACCATGAACGCCCGAGCGTGAAAGTGGAGCCGGTGGAAGGCTTCGACAACGGGAAGCTCCACCTCATCGAGATGCCCACCAAGGATGAGACGGACGACAACGTGATCCTCCTCTGGGAACCGCAGCCGGAACACGCCGTCGGCAAGCCGTTCAAGGTCCACTACCGCCTCCGCTGGATACGCGATCCGAAGCCATCCGGCCTGTTCACCGTCCGCGCCACCCGGCTGGGAAATCCCGTGCAGAAGCCTAACGAGGTGCTGGTCGCCGTCGATTTCGCCAAGCCGCTGGAACCCGAAAAGAAAGTCGGTGATCCGAAGTGGGATGACATCAAGGATTTCAAACCCGTCGTCGAGATCAACAACAAGCAGGTGAAGCTCATCCACGTCGGCCTGTCGGACATGAGCATGCCGAATGTCGATGACATACCCGCCGGTCTCGGCCGCAGCCCGCAACTCCATATGCCGCAGGTGCTCCGCGCCTTCTTTGTCCTGGATCCCGGCACCGCCAATGACCTGGACATGACCCTGGAACTACGTGACGGAAATGACAAAGCCATCTCCGAGCGCTGGGTCTATTACTGGAGGAAGACACACTGA
- a CDS encoding OmpH family outer membrane protein, producing MALLSKASQQQVDEITKKIISEIWTECSKVVTAVAAKNGYDYALNLKGTDARGFPMVVGRVSKVDDITGDVVALMSARGKPKDGNNAPAIPETTRQPSEEESGTPPGQ from the coding sequence TTGGCTCTCCTTTCGAAGGCATCCCAGCAGCAGGTGGACGAGATCACCAAGAAAATCATCAGTGAGATCTGGACGGAGTGTTCGAAAGTGGTGACGGCGGTGGCGGCGAAAAACGGCTATGATTATGCCCTCAACCTGAAGGGCACGGATGCAAGGGGCTTCCCGATGGTGGTTGGGCGGGTTTCCAAAGTGGATGACATCACCGGAGATGTCGTCGCACTCATGTCGGCAAGGGGGAAACCAAAGGACGGAAACAATGCTCCTGCTATTCCGGAAACCACCAGGCAGCCGTCAGAAGAAGAGTCCGGAACGCCTCCCGGGCAATGA
- a CDS encoding DDE-type integrase/transposase/recombinase, whose translation MSNNLSIEKKIFAVAMLCEGNSIRAIERMTAVHRDTIMRLGVRIGQGCASIMDDMMRGLSIPQVQVDEMWGFIGSKNDVAKETGKAGTGDIWVWVAMDADTKLIPSFLTGKRDKYHARTFMDDLASRLINRPQISSDALASYPDAIERAFGDNVDYGVVVKTFTHTDLYGAGRYTPPDVLKVKKVSAAGHPDMRRCSTSFVEKQNHTMRMHCRRLSRLTNAFSKKRENFDAAVALHFAYYNLCRIHGTLRCTPAMQAGLEKQQWTVTDLIERIDG comes from the coding sequence ATGAGCAACAATCTCAGCATCGAAAAGAAGATCTTCGCAGTGGCCATGCTCTGTGAAGGAAACAGCATCCGGGCGATTGAGCGGATGACCGCAGTTCACCGCGATACGATCATGCGGCTTGGCGTGAGGATCGGCCAAGGATGCGCCTCAATCATGGATGACATGATGAGAGGTCTTTCCATCCCCCAAGTCCAGGTGGACGAAATGTGGGGGTTCATCGGTTCCAAGAACGACGTCGCCAAGGAAACAGGGAAGGCCGGGACCGGTGACATCTGGGTATGGGTGGCCATGGATGCGGACACGAAACTGATTCCTTCATTCCTTACCGGGAAGCGTGACAAGTATCATGCACGGACCTTCATGGACGACCTCGCATCTCGGCTGATCAACCGGCCGCAGATCTCATCCGACGCCCTTGCCAGCTATCCGGATGCCATCGAACGGGCTTTCGGGGACAACGTGGACTACGGCGTGGTTGTCAAAACCTTCACCCATACGGACCTTTACGGGGCCGGGAGGTACACGCCGCCTGACGTACTCAAGGTTAAAAAAGTCTCGGCGGCAGGGCATCCGGACATGCGCCGGTGTTCCACCTCATTCGTGGAGAAACAGAACCATACGATGAGGATGCACTGCCGCCGACTCTCCCGCCTGACCAACGCTTTCAGCAAGAAGCGCGAGAACTTCGATGCCGCGGTTGCCCTGCACTTCGCCTATTATAATCTCTGCCGTATCCATGGAACCCTCCGTTGCACCCCTGCAATGCAGGCGGGACTCGAAAAGCAGCAGTGGACAGTCACCGACCTGATTGAAAGGATCGACGGATGA